The segment CGTCATCGTCACCGGGTTATCGGGCGCCGGCAAGAGTCAAGCCGCCAAATGCCTCGAGGACCTCGGGTATTTCTGCGTCGACAACCTTCCCCCCAGCCTCATACCGAAATTCGCCGAGCTCTGCTCGAATAGCCGGAATCTGCGCAAGGTCGCACTCGTCCTCGACATCCGCGGTGAGGAGATCTTCGGCGACGACCTCGCCGAACAGTTGCGCTCGCTCGACCGCGAACGCATCGCGCACCGCGTCATCTTTCTCGACGCCGCCGACGACGTTCTCGTCCGCCGATTTTCAGAGACGCGCCGCAAGCATCCGCTAGCGGGCCGCGGCGGCGCGCAAGGCGCCCGCCTCGTCGACAGCATCGTCGCCGAGCGCGAGGAACTCAAGTCGATCCGCGACACCGCAGACGTCATCATCGACACGTCGAAGCTGACGCTCTCCGCCCTCAAGGAAAAACTCGGTCACGCCGTCGCTGGCGACCAGCACGTCGAGTCGATGACCGCCTCGATCGTCGCGTTCGGCTTCAAGTTCGGCATCCCGCTCGACGCCGACATGGTCTTCGACGTCCGCTTCCTGCCGAATCCGAACTACGTCGACGAGCTCCGGCCCCTCACCGGCTCGCATCCCAGTGTCGCTGCTTTTCTCGAGAACTCTGAAGAAGTGCAGTCGTTCAAGCACGAGCTCTTCCGCTTCATCGACTATCTCGTGCCGCGTTTCGTCCGCGAGGGCAAGGCGCACCTGACGATCGGCATCGGCTGCACCGGCGGACGCCACCGCTCGGTCTATTTCGCGAACGAACTCGCCGCTCATCTGCGCGCCGCACGCATCGAAGCATTCGTGGAGTATCGCGATGTTCAACGGTGACGGCCGCGCGGCGCTCACGCGTATGTCGCGATGGTTGCTGCCGGGGATGCAGGTCAAGCGCTGGCTCTTCGTCGCGGTCCTCGGCGTTTTCATGTTCCTCGACGGCTTTGGCCGCGTCCTGAATTCGCACGATTTCAACTTCCACGTCAACGAGACGATTGACCGCATCGTCGTCCAAGACGCGCAGCTCGAGCCTTCGACGCTCCAATGGATCTTCATGATCGTCGGCGTCATCCTGATCTACCTCGGCTTGCGCCAGTGGATGCGCTCGATCGTCTACGCGCTGAGCCCGCAGGATAGCCAGCGGCTCGTCGAGGTCATCTACGAGCGTCGCCAGCTCGACCGCGGCACGCGCATCGTCGCGATCGGCGGCGGCACCGGCCTCTCGACCCTCTTGCGCGGGCTCAAGGAGTATACCGCGAACCTCACCGCGATCGTCACCGTCACCGACGACGGCGGTTCGAGCGGCCGCTTGCGCCAGGAGCTCGGCGTCTTGCCGCCTGGCGACATACGCAATTGCCTCGTTGCCCTCGCCGACAGCGAGTCGATGATGACCGACCTTTTCCAGTATCGATTCAACGAGGGCAACGGTCTCGTCGGCCATTCGTTCGGCAACCTTTTCATCGCCGCGATGAGCGGCATCGCCGGCGACTTCGATCGCGCGATCAAGGAGAGCAGCAAGGTCCTTAACATCAAGGGTCGCGTGCTCCCGTCGACGCTCTCGAACGTCGCGCTCGAAGCGACGCTCGCCGACGGATCGAAAGTGCTCGGCGAAACGGCTATCTCTCGCGCCGGATCGCGGATCCGGTCGCTCGCGCTCACCCCGTCGGAGTGCAAGCCGCTCGTCGAAACACTCGAAGCGATCGCAGCGGCCGATGTCATCGTGCTCGGACCCGGTAGTCTCTACACAAGCATCATGCCGAACTTGCTCGTGCCCGGCATCGCTGCGGCGGTCGTTCGCGCGCCGGCGCTCAAGGTATACGTCTGCAACATCATGACGCAGCCGGGCGAGACCGATGACATGACCGCGAGCGATCACGCGCGCGCGCTGCTCGGCGCTGCGACCGGAAGGCTGTTCGACTACGCCCTCGTCAACGTGGAACAACCGCATCGCCTGCTCCGTGCGTATGAATCGGAAGGCGCACATCAGGTCGCGCCGGACTTCGACGTGATCGCCTCGCTCGGCGTCACGCCGGTGCCCGGCCGTTTCGTCAGCGAAGAGCAGCAGGTGCGCCACGACCGCAAGAAGCTTGCGCAGGCGATCGTCAAGCTCATCGTCCAGCGCGGCGGCGCGGCAGGTTTGACGGCCATTCACCACTAGGAATCGATAGTATCTCTTCCGGTACGACCGCGGCGGTCGAGCTAAAGCTCGACCGCTACATGGTTATCAGCGACGAGTCTTTGAGACGGCGGGCGAGGCGTTCGGCGGAGTTCGCCGTTAGTTCGCGAGCGCGACGCATGTCGTCTGCTGACGGCGTTCCCGTGACGAGCGGCTCGGCTGCAAGGAGGTGCAACTTCTCAAGATCGTCGCCGCGAAGGTCGACGGTGCCCGCCACGGCCACGGCGGGGATGCCTCGAGCCGCTGCCGCACTCGCCACCGCGGACGGTGCTTTGCCCGCAAGCGTTTGACGGTCGAGTCGCCCTTCACCGGTGACGACGAGCGAAACGCCATCGAGCCGCTTATCGAACCCGATGACATCGAAGACGAGATCCGCGCCCCGCTCGAGACGCGCGCCGGCGAGCGCGAGAAAACCGGCGGCGATTCCTCCCGCGGCGCCGCCCCCTGGCACCGAGCGGACATCGGCGCCGGACTTCTGGGCGACGACATCTGCGAAATGTGACAGCGCGCCGTCGAGTACCCGGACGTCATCAGGCGTCGCACCCTTTTGCGGTCCGTAGATGGCCGATGCCCCGTTCGGCCCGACGAGCGGATTGTCGACGTCACAAGCGATCTCGATCGTGACGCCGCGGATACGGGCTGCGAGCGCAGAGTCGTCGATCGACTCAAGACGCGCGAGCGCTCCGCCGCCGCGCGGAAGTTCGCTACCACTAGCATCCAAGAAGCGAGCGCCGAGAGCAGATAGCGCTCCCGCTCCCGCATCGTTCGTCGCACTTCCGCCTATCGCCGAGACGATCCGGCGCGCACCCTCGTCGATCGCCGCGGCGATGAGCTCGCCTGTGCCGAACGTCGTCGCGGTCATGGGATCATTCTTGCCCGCAGGAACGAGCACGAGCCCGCTTGCCGCGGCGAGCTCGACGACCGCGGTACGGCCGTCGCCCAACAATGCGAACCACGCATCCACCGGACGTCCATCGGGACCGCTAACGGTGCGAGTCACGCGGCGGCCGCCGACAGCGTCGAGCATCGCGGTCGCGGTCCCATCCCCGCCATCGGCGACCGGCACGACGTCGACCTGAGCGTCTGGCCACACGCGCAGCAGACCGGCGCGCATCGCGTCGCCGGCTTGCTGTCCGGTCATCGATCCTTTGAACTTATCGGGGGCGACGAGGATGCGCATATGTACAGCCGAGCTTCGCTCGGCCTACTACATCTACGCCTTCGCGTGTGCCTTCGAGAGGACTTCGGGATTGAGCGCGGTCGGCGGCGTCTCGCCGGCGAAGAACGCGATGAGATTGCGCGCCGCGATCTCGGCCATCTTGCCGCGCGTCGCGTAGCTCGCGCTCGCGATGTGCGGCAGCAAGACGACGTTGTCCATCGCGACGAGCTCGGGCGATACTTTCGGCTCGAACTCGTAGACGTCGAGCCCCGCACCCGCGATGACGCCGCCGCGCAACGCCGCGACGAGTGCCGCTTCCTCGACGACCGGGCCGCGCGAGGTGTTGATGAGACAGGCGCTCCTCTTCATCTTGTTCAGCGCAGCGGCGTCGATAAGGTGGCGAGTCTCGGGCAGCAGGGGCACGTGGACGCTGACGAAGTCCGAACTCGCCAGGAGCTCGTCGAGTGAGACTCGCCGGACGCCGAGCTCGCGCTCGACTTCAGGCGGCGCCGCCATCGCATCCGAGTAGACGACCTTCATCGAGAAGCCGCTCGCACGTTTCGCCACGCAGCGCCCGATGCGGCCGAAACCGACGATGCCGAGCGACGCATGATGGACGTCGTGGCCGAGCATCTGCATGATGCCCCATCCGCCCCACGTTCCCGAGCGCATGAGCTTATCCGCTTCGACGATGCGCCGCGCTGTCGCCATGAGCAACGCGAACGCGAGGTCGGCGGTCGTCTCGTCGAGGACACCCGGGGTGTTCGTCATGACGACCCCGGCTGCCGTGCCGGCGGGAATGTCGAAGTTGTCGAAACCGACGGCGACGTTGGCGACGATCTTCACGCTTGGAAGCGCTGCCAATAAGGCAGCATCGACTTTTTCAGTCAACAGCGTCACGAGCGCATCTTTGCCTCGCGCCTGCTCGCTGATCTCGTCTCGCGACGGCGAGCGGTCGTGTGGCCACACCGTGACGTCGAAATGCTCGCGCAGCAGCTTCAGCCCTTCGTCGGGGATGACGCGCGTGACGAAGACCGTGGGTCTAGCCAAGCGTTGTGCCTTTGCCGCGGCCGGTGTAGCCGAGCTTGGCGGAAATCTCTTGGGCGGCTTGGACGACCGCTTTGACGATGCGATCGCGTTGGAGGTTCTGCTGGCCGATCTTCGGCACGGCGACCGAGATCGACGCGACCGGCCGACCTGAGTAGTTGAACAGCGGCGCGCCGGCGCAGTAGAGCCCTTCCTCGGTCTCCTCATTGTCCTCGGCATAGCCCTGACGGCGGACCTTCTCCAGCTCCTGGCGGAGCGCGTCCGCGTCCGTTATCGTGTTCTTCGTGAATCGCGCGAGCGGGCGCGCGGCGATGATGCGGTCGGATTCAGCCCGGTCGAGATGCGCGAGGAGCGCCTTGCCGATGGCGGTGCTGTGGAGCGGCTTGCGGGCACCGATGTCGGCGTACATGCGGACGGAGCGTCGGCCGTCGATCTTGTCGATGTAGACGAACTCAGAATCGTCGAGGACGCCGAGAAAGGCCGTCTCGCCGAGCTGGTTGACGAGCTGCTCGAGGTGCGGTTTCGCGGCCGCATGCGCTTCCATCGAGCGTAGGATGCCGCAGCCGACTTCGAAAGCGCGCATGCCGAGCGAGTAGCGGGCGTTGTCCGGGTTCCACCGGACGAACCCGCGCGCGCGCAAGGTCTGCAAGATCCGGTGAACGCTGCTCTTCGAAAGGCCGATCGCCTGACCGAGCTCGCGAACGCCGACTTCTTTCGTCTGGGTCCCGAGATACTCGAGGATGACGAGCGCTCTGTCGACGGAGTTGACCTTGGATTCGCCGCGCGGTTTGGCGGCAGGGTTCAAGTCGCCTGAACTGATGGCCACGATCTCCTCCAGGTCTGGGAGCACGATAGACGACGGGGCGAAATGGAATGCGCCATTCGTGCGCGATGGGACGCTGCAGCGCCCTCGGAACGGGACACATTTTCCGGGATGCTTCGGACGGTTCCTGTTTGCGAAACGCCCGCCAGACGCTCGGGCCGGGGTGATTTACGAGGGAGAGAGGGTGAAGTCGACCTCGTACTGCTTGCCTGCCGAAACCGTGACGTGCTGGTCCGGCGGGTTCTGGTAGCCGCTGGCGGAGCAACTGACGGTAGTCGTCGTCGAGGACGAATCGATCGGCACTTGCGGCAGGGTGTACTTGCCGTTGGCGTCCGTGTGGGTCGTGACGACGAGGTCGGCCGTGACGGTGGCGTTCGCGATCGGCTGGCCGGACGACGATTTGACCACTCCCATGATCGTGCCGTAATTGCCCTGGGGAGCGGCCGGGTTGTTATTGCAGCCGGAGATCGCGAGCGCGGCCACGAGGGCCGAGGCGAACACGCCGGGGCCGACGATCCGTCGAAGAACGTTCACTGTCTGACTCCTGTCAAGCGGCCCTGCTCGATTGCCCCGTGCTGGTAACGTTATGTCGGGCGCCGCCGTCTACTCCGTCTTGCGTTTCCGGATGATCGCGACGTTGTACGACGGGTTGTACGGTCCCAAGTGGACGAGCTCCCAGCCGTCGTTC is part of the Candidatus Eremiobacteraceae bacterium genome and harbors:
- the rapZ gene encoding RNase adapter RapZ — encoded protein: MSAKHVEGVEPAGGDGQRPVAHTHFVIVTGLSGAGKSQAAKCLEDLGYFCVDNLPPSLIPKFAELCSNSRNLRKVALVLDIRGEEIFGDDLAEQLRSLDRERIAHRVIFLDAADDVLVRRFSETRRKHPLAGRGGAQGARLVDSIVAEREELKSIRDTADVIIDTSKLTLSALKEKLGHAVAGDQHVESMTASIVAFGFKFGIPLDADMVFDVRFLPNPNYVDELRPLTGSHPSVAAFLENSEEVQSFKHELFRFIDYLVPRFVREGKAHLTIGIGCTGGRHRSVYFANELAAHLRAARIEAFVEYRDVQR
- a CDS encoding gluconeogenesis factor YvcK family protein, with translation MFNGDGRAALTRMSRWLLPGMQVKRWLFVAVLGVFMFLDGFGRVLNSHDFNFHVNETIDRIVVQDAQLEPSTLQWIFMIVGVILIYLGLRQWMRSIVYALSPQDSQRLVEVIYERRQLDRGTRIVAIGGGTGLSTLLRGLKEYTANLTAIVTVTDDGGSSGRLRQELGVLPPGDIRNCLVALADSESMMTDLFQYRFNEGNGLVGHSFGNLFIAAMSGIAGDFDRAIKESSKVLNIKGRVLPSTLSNVALEATLADGSKVLGETAISRAGSRIRSLALTPSECKPLVETLEAIAAADVIVLGPGSLYTSIMPNLLVPGIAAAVVRAPALKVYVCNIMTQPGETDDMTASDHARALLGAATGRLFDYALVNVEQPHRLLRAYESEGAHQVAPDFDVIASLGVTPVPGRFVSEEQQVRHDRKKLAQAIVKLIVQRGGAAGLTAIHH
- a CDS encoding glycerate kinase, with translation MRILVAPDKFKGSMTGQQAGDAMRAGLLRVWPDAQVDVVPVADGGDGTATAMLDAVGGRRVTRTVSGPDGRPVDAWFALLGDGRTAVVELAAASGLVLVPAGKNDPMTATTFGTGELIAAAIDEGARRIVSAIGGSATNDAGAGALSALGARFLDASGSELPRGGGALARLESIDDSALAARIRGVTIEIACDVDNPLVGPNGASAIYGPQKGATPDDVRVLDGALSHFADVVAQKSGADVRSVPGGGAAGGIAAGFLALAGARLERGADLVFDVIGFDKRLDGVSLVVTGEGRLDRQTLAGKAPSAVASAAAARGIPAVAVAGTVDLRGDDLEKLHLLAAEPLVTGTPSADDMRRARELTANSAERLARRLKDSSLITM
- a CDS encoding D-glycerate dehydrogenase — translated: MARPTVFVTRVIPDEGLKLLREHFDVTVWPHDRSPSRDEISEQARGKDALVTLLTEKVDAALLAALPSVKIVANVAVGFDNFDIPAGTAAGVVMTNTPGVLDETTADLAFALLMATARRIVEADKLMRSGTWGGWGIMQMLGHDVHHASLGIVGFGRIGRCVAKRASGFSMKVVYSDAMAAPPEVERELGVRRVSLDELLASSDFVSVHVPLLPETRHLIDAAALNKMKRSACLINTSRGPVVEEAALVAALRGGVIAGAGLDVYEFEPKVSPELVAMDNVVLLPHIASASYATRGKMAEIAARNLIAFFAGETPPTALNPEVLSKAHAKA
- a CDS encoding IclR family transcriptional regulator produces the protein MAISSGDLNPAAKPRGESKVNSVDRALVILEYLGTQTKEVGVRELGQAIGLSKSSVHRILQTLRARGFVRWNPDNARYSLGMRAFEVGCGILRSMEAHAAAKPHLEQLVNQLGETAFLGVLDDSEFVYIDKIDGRRSVRMYADIGARKPLHSTAIGKALLAHLDRAESDRIIAARPLARFTKNTITDADALRQELEKVRRQGYAEDNEETEEGLYCAGAPLFNYSGRPVASISVAVPKIGQQNLQRDRIVKAVVQAAQEISAKLGYTGRGKGTTLG
- a CDS encoding carboxypeptidase-like regulatory domain-containing protein translates to MNVLRRIVGPGVFASALVAALAISGCNNNPAAPQGNYGTIMGVVKSSSGQPIANATVTADLVVTTHTDANGKYTLPQVPIDSSSTTTTVSCSASGYQNPPDQHVTVSAGKQYEVDFTLSPS